A section of the Polyangium spumosum genome encodes:
- a CDS encoding IS1182 family transposase — MLDRLGKRRRQFAFLRLHRAELFDEAFQDELAAMYRDTGEGKMPVPPALLCMVLLLQAYTGASDAEAIDSMVDDRRWQLVLGMLGSKKPAFAQGTLQSFRERLIRHDMDLRLLERTVELAKKTKGFDWKKLPKSLRIGVDSRPLEGAGRVEDTFNLLGRATAKLLSAAAMMLGRRAEEIAACAGAPVFLASSIKTGLDIDWTDPEQKADAIGELVRQIDAIEAWIRAQVGEAAEEPPLKDLLELIAQLREQDLDPEPPGGGPRIREGVAKDRRVSIEDPDMRHGRKSKSKRFNGYKQHIAADLDTELILACAVTPANRPEGEGAADLKEDLARSPRHEAIGEVFVDRAYVNSEIVEASAENGAKVYCKPWNGTNGDLFKKADFKLNFRLRTVTCPAGQTQRFRPGEVVEFDPAICNACPLRSRCTKASNDAGRTISIAADEQRQQRFRKLVGTTKGREALRKRVGVEHRLAHLASKQGPRARYRGLRNNLFDLRRHATVLNLEVIQRRSDMANAA, encoded by the coding sequence ATGCTGGACCGACTCGGCAAGCGCCGTCGGCAGTTCGCCTTCTTGCGCCTTCACCGCGCGGAGCTTTTCGACGAGGCTTTCCAGGACGAGCTCGCGGCAATGTACCGCGATACAGGCGAGGGCAAGATGCCGGTGCCCCCCGCGCTCCTATGCATGGTCTTGCTTCTGCAAGCGTATACGGGCGCGTCCGATGCCGAGGCCATCGACTCGATGGTCGACGATCGGCGATGGCAGCTCGTGCTCGGCATGCTCGGCTCCAAGAAACCGGCCTTCGCGCAAGGCACGCTGCAGAGCTTCCGTGAGCGGTTGATCCGTCACGACATGGATCTTCGCCTCCTCGAGCGCACCGTCGAGCTCGCGAAGAAGACGAAAGGCTTCGATTGGAAAAAGCTACCCAAGTCGTTACGGATCGGCGTCGATTCGCGACCGCTGGAGGGCGCTGGGCGTGTCGAAGATACCTTCAATCTGCTCGGCCGCGCCACGGCGAAGCTGCTTTCTGCCGCCGCCATGATGCTCGGGCGCAGGGCCGAAGAGATCGCGGCTTGTGCAGGCGCGCCCGTGTTTCTGGCGTCGAGCATCAAGACGGGGCTGGACATCGATTGGACGGATCCAGAGCAGAAGGCCGACGCAATCGGCGAGCTCGTGAGGCAGATTGACGCCATCGAAGCCTGGATCCGCGCGCAGGTCGGCGAGGCAGCGGAGGAGCCTCCGCTCAAGGATCTGCTCGAGCTCATCGCGCAGCTTCGCGAGCAGGACCTGGATCCGGAGCCGCCAGGCGGCGGACCACGGATTCGCGAAGGGGTCGCGAAGGATCGCCGCGTTTCGATCGAGGACCCCGATATGCGCCACGGGCGCAAGAGCAAGAGCAAGCGATTCAACGGCTACAAGCAGCATATCGCCGCGGACCTCGACACCGAGCTGATCCTGGCGTGCGCCGTCACGCCGGCCAACCGCCCGGAAGGGGAAGGCGCTGCCGATCTAAAGGAGGATCTCGCGCGCTCGCCACGGCACGAGGCCATTGGAGAGGTATTCGTCGACCGAGCCTACGTGAACAGCGAGATCGTCGAAGCCTCGGCTGAAAATGGCGCGAAGGTGTACTGCAAGCCATGGAACGGGACCAACGGCGACCTCTTCAAGAAGGCCGACTTCAAGCTGAACTTCCGGCTCCGAACGGTCACGTGCCCGGCGGGCCAGACGCAGAGATTCCGTCCTGGTGAGGTCGTGGAATTCGACCCCGCAATCTGCAATGCGTGTCCTCTGCGGTCTCGCTGCACGAAAGCGAGCAACGACGCCGGCCGGACCATAAGCATCGCTGCCGACGAGCAGAGGCAGCAACGATTCCGCAAACTCGTCGGGACGACCAAAGGCCGCGAAGCCCTCAGGAAGCGCGTTGGCGTGGAGCACCGACTCGCCCACCTTGCGTCCAAGCAGGGGCCACGTGCCCGCTATCGAGGCTTACGCAACAACCTCTTCGACCTGAGGCGCCATGCCACCGTGCTGAACCTCGAGGTGATCCAGCGTCGCAGCGACATGGCCAACGCCGCGTAG
- a CDS encoding SDR family oxidoreductase: MMNPTALFDVRGEVALVTGGSGVLGAMFCRTLAAAGARVAVMGRRLDPCEALAHSIRADGGDALAVSCDVLDTEALKAAARDVEATLGPVTILVNGAGGNHPKGTTGPDRSLFELDPAAFGEVFDLNVQGTLRPCQVFGRGMAERGRGSIVNITSLSADRPLTRVAAYSAAKAAVVNLTRWLAVHMAQSYGPNIRVNALAPGFFLTEQNRFLLTDHDTGALTERGRSIHSHTPMARMGAPEDLSGALLFLASSASAFVTGIVLPVDGGFSAQSGV; this comes from the coding sequence ATGATGAATCCGACGGCGCTCTTTGATGTGCGCGGCGAGGTGGCGCTCGTCACGGGCGGCAGCGGCGTGCTCGGCGCCATGTTTTGCCGCACGCTCGCCGCGGCGGGCGCGCGCGTGGCCGTGATGGGGCGGAGGCTCGATCCCTGCGAGGCCCTGGCGCATTCGATAAGGGCTGACGGCGGCGACGCGCTCGCGGTGTCGTGTGACGTGCTCGATACCGAGGCGCTGAAGGCGGCGGCGCGGGATGTCGAGGCGACGCTCGGGCCGGTGACCATCCTCGTGAACGGGGCAGGGGGCAACCACCCGAAGGGCACGACGGGGCCGGATCGTAGCCTGTTCGAGCTCGATCCGGCGGCCTTCGGCGAGGTCTTCGATCTGAACGTGCAAGGCACGCTCCGGCCCTGCCAGGTCTTCGGGCGTGGTATGGCCGAGCGGGGGCGGGGCAGCATCGTGAACATCACGTCCCTGAGCGCCGATCGGCCGCTCACGCGCGTGGCCGCGTACAGCGCGGCCAAGGCCGCCGTCGTCAACCTGACCCGCTGGCTCGCGGTCCACATGGCCCAGAGCTACGGCCCGAACATCCGCGTCAACGCGCTCGCGCCCGGTTTTTTCCTCACGGAACAAAACCGATTTTTGCTCACGGACCACGACACGGGCGCGCTGACCGAGCGGGGGCGCTCGATCCATTCTCACACGCCGATGGCGCGGATGGGCGCGCCGGAGGATCTCTCGGGCGCGCTGCTCTTCCTGGCGAGCTCCGCGTCGGCCTTCGTCACGGGGATCGTCCTGCCGGTGGACGGCGGTTTCTCCGCGCAGAGCGGGGTATGA
- a CDS encoding LuxR C-terminal-related transcriptional regulator yields MSARMGLEAGIKLLNKKAFLVERLGPEAWRSALQRLLPSERERLTEIDEAGWYDVALSQKLIHAIHERFGPGDSMLLALGRYEADREFGTAHRWYLRLVPASFAIRNMDLYWRRSHDTGTFKAELGASRVTAELEGWAVVDRLMCVTILGFLGRALEILGARVADLEHPHCRALGAATCVFRAKIGWPRNALRATKRPSKADLPLIAQELTQYTDLDVLADALLELLHREMGHDHVALWFTGMDGDARLLREVGARGGRSERSFVLTVAGRTVGKIDVGGPERGAEGRGLVDELVPFIAVAVAGARAPEAFPAPERGGVERRLERAKALWSLTHRQAEVLSLVASGRTNKEIAAALGCTEGTVEVHVTHVLRKCGASNRAALAARFWGEL; encoded by the coding sequence GTGAGCGCGCGGATGGGGCTCGAGGCGGGGATCAAGCTGCTCAACAAGAAGGCGTTCCTCGTCGAGCGGCTCGGCCCCGAGGCCTGGCGCTCGGCCTTGCAGCGCTTGCTGCCCTCGGAACGCGAAAGGCTCACGGAGATCGACGAGGCCGGCTGGTATGACGTCGCGTTGAGCCAGAAGCTCATCCACGCCATCCACGAGCGCTTCGGACCGGGCGACTCGATGTTGCTCGCGCTCGGGCGCTACGAGGCCGACCGCGAGTTCGGCACCGCCCACCGCTGGTACCTGCGCCTCGTGCCGGCCTCGTTCGCGATACGCAACATGGACCTGTACTGGCGGCGGAGCCACGACACCGGCACGTTCAAGGCGGAGCTCGGGGCCTCTCGGGTCACGGCCGAGCTCGAGGGCTGGGCCGTGGTCGACCGGCTCATGTGCGTCACGATCCTCGGGTTCCTCGGCCGCGCGCTCGAGATCCTCGGCGCGCGCGTCGCCGATCTCGAGCACCCGCATTGCCGCGCGCTCGGCGCCGCGACCTGCGTGTTCCGCGCGAAGATCGGCTGGCCGCGAAATGCCCTCCGCGCGACGAAGCGCCCGTCGAAGGCCGATCTCCCGCTCATCGCGCAGGAGCTCACGCAATACACCGATCTCGATGTCCTCGCGGACGCGCTGCTCGAGCTGCTCCATCGGGAAATGGGTCACGATCACGTCGCGCTCTGGTTCACGGGCATGGATGGCGACGCGAGGCTCCTTCGCGAGGTGGGCGCGCGGGGCGGCCGCTCCGAGCGCAGCTTCGTCCTCACGGTCGCGGGCCGCACGGTGGGCAAGATCGACGTCGGCGGGCCGGAGCGCGGCGCCGAGGGTCGGGGCCTCGTGGACGAGCTCGTGCCGTTCATTGCCGTCGCCGTCGCCGGCGCGCGCGCCCCGGAGGCGTTCCCCGCGCCCGAGCGAGGCGGCGTCGAGCGGCGCCTCGAGCGCGCCAAGGCGCTCTGGTCGCTCACGCATCGCCAGGCGGAGGTGCTCTCGCTCGTCGCGTCGGGCCGGACGAACAAGGAGATCGCGGCGGCGCTCGGCTGCACCGAGGGCACCGTCGAGGTGCACGTCACGCATGTCCTGCGCAAATGTGGCGCGTCGAACCGGGCCGCGCTCGCGGCGCGGTTCTGGGGAGAGCTGTAG
- the uxaC gene encoding glucuronate isomerase: MPPRWTLDPDRLFSAEPSQRALARQLHSLVRDLPIVSPHGHVDPALLADPSARFGSPADLFVLPDHYVCRLLHSRGVPMEDLGVPTRDGSRYERDHRRVWQRFADHFYVFAGTPSGLWLSDVLIDVFGVTERLDGKNAQRVYDHLAERLERPEFSPRALYQKFNIRVLCTTDGAADSLEHHRRIRSEGRLDVRPTFRPDAVVHLDTPGFRENIERLGAAAGIDITRYADYIRALEERRAAFKALGATATDHGAVTPRAERLDAGEAERIFLRALRGEADEGDAALFSAHMLFEMARMSVEDGLVMQLHAGSLRNHHGDLLARFGPDRGADIPVATEWTRNLRPLLEAFGDDPRFRLLLFTLDESTYGRELAPLAGYYPAVLLGPPWWFFDSPNGMVRFLDQVTETAGLYNTAGFTDDTRAFCSIPARHDVWRRVSSNWLAGLVVTGRLDAEAAAVLARENAVGLAERAYRLDEGKGP; encoded by the coding sequence ATGCCTCCCCGCTGGACGCTCGACCCCGACCGCCTCTTCTCCGCCGAGCCCTCGCAACGCGCGCTCGCCCGGCAGCTTCATTCCCTGGTGCGTGACCTGCCCATCGTGAGCCCGCACGGCCACGTGGATCCCGCGCTGCTCGCCGATCCTTCGGCCCGCTTCGGCTCGCCTGCCGATCTGTTCGTGCTCCCCGACCATTACGTCTGCCGCCTCCTCCACAGCCGCGGCGTGCCCATGGAAGACCTCGGCGTCCCCACCCGCGACGGCAGCCGCTACGAGCGCGACCACCGCCGTGTCTGGCAACGGTTCGCCGACCATTTTTACGTCTTCGCCGGGACGCCGAGCGGGCTCTGGCTCTCGGACGTGCTCATCGACGTCTTCGGCGTGACCGAGCGGCTCGACGGGAAAAACGCCCAGCGCGTTTATGATCACCTCGCCGAGCGCCTCGAGCGGCCGGAGTTCTCGCCACGCGCGCTTTACCAAAAATTCAACATTCGCGTCCTGTGCACCACGGACGGCGCCGCCGATTCGCTCGAACATCATCGCCGCATTCGCTCCGAGGGCCGGCTCGACGTCCGCCCGACCTTCCGGCCCGACGCGGTCGTCCACCTGGATACGCCCGGCTTCCGGGAGAACATCGAGCGGCTCGGCGCGGCCGCGGGTATCGATATCACGCGCTACGCCGATTACATCCGCGCCCTCGAGGAGCGGCGGGCCGCATTCAAGGCGCTCGGCGCCACCGCCACCGACCACGGCGCCGTCACGCCCCGCGCCGAGCGGCTCGACGCCGGGGAGGCCGAACGAATCTTTCTCCGCGCCCTCCGGGGCGAGGCGGACGAGGGGGACGCGGCGCTCTTTTCGGCCCACATGCTCTTCGAGATGGCCCGTATGAGCGTGGAGGACGGCCTCGTGATGCAGCTCCACGCCGGCAGCCTGCGCAACCACCACGGAGACCTGCTCGCGCGTTTCGGGCCCGATCGGGGCGCCGATATCCCCGTCGCCACCGAGTGGACGCGGAATTTGCGGCCGCTGCTCGAGGCGTTCGGCGACGATCCGCGCTTCCGGCTTTTGCTCTTCACGCTCGACGAGAGCACCTACGGGCGCGAGCTCGCCCCGCTCGCCGGGTATTATCCGGCCGTGCTCCTCGGGCCGCCGTGGTGGTTCTTCGATAGCCCGAATGGAATGGTCCGCTTCCTCGATCAGGTCACCGAGACGGCGGGCCTCTACAACACCGCCGGGTTCACCGACGATACGAGGGCGTTTTGCTCGATCCCGGCGCGGCACGACGTCTGGCGCCGGGTGAGTTCGAACTGGCTCGCGGGGCTCGTGGTGACGGGCAGGCTCGACGCCGAGGCGGCGGCGGTGCTCGCCCGGGAAAACGCGGTGGGTCTGGCCGAGCGCGCTTATCGGCTCGACGAGGGGAAAGGACCATGA
- the ribA gene encoding GTP cyclohydrolase II produces the protein MADEARRALAELVERDKNHACDGFGPAGVCVRVVGVADLPTRVGRFQIVAFWNNRDAKEHVAMVHGDVIGAEEVPTRLHSECLTGDVMGSLRCDCRDQLLEGLRRIQSMERGILLYLRQEGRGIGLINKIRAYGLQDQGLDTVEANLALGFRDDERDYAVAAHMLQSLAVKSVRLITNNPNKISQLGQYGVEVAGRIPHVIPPNEYNKFYLETKAKRSGHYIDTEGKPHLAEQSDPVMVDGMAGPADEDPAETDVGR, from the coding sequence CGTGTGACGGCTTCGGCCCTGCGGGGGTCTGCGTGCGTGTGGTCGGCGTCGCGGATCTTCCCACGCGGGTCGGCCGCTTCCAGATCGTGGCGTTCTGGAACAACCGCGACGCGAAGGAGCACGTGGCCATGGTGCACGGCGACGTGATCGGCGCCGAGGAGGTGCCCACGCGCCTGCACTCGGAGTGCCTGACGGGCGACGTGATGGGCTCGCTCCGATGCGACTGCCGGGATCAGCTCCTCGAGGGCTTGCGGCGGATCCAGTCGATGGAGCGCGGCATCCTGCTCTACCTGCGGCAGGAGGGCCGGGGCATCGGGCTCATCAACAAGATCCGGGCGTACGGGCTGCAGGATCAGGGCCTCGACACGGTGGAGGCGAACCTGGCGCTCGGCTTCCGCGACGACGAGCGCGATTACGCGGTGGCGGCGCACATGCTGCAAAGCCTCGCGGTGAAATCGGTCCGGCTCATCACGAACAACCCGAACAAGATAAGCCAGCTCGGGCAATACGGCGTCGAGGTGGCGGGCCGGATCCCGCACGTGATCCCGCCGAACGAGTACAACAAGTTTTACCTCGAGACGAAGGCGAAGCGCAGCGGCCACTACATCGACACCGAGGGCAAGCCGCACCTCGCCGAGCAGAGTGATCCGGTGATGGTCGACGGAATGGCGGGGCCGGCCGACGAGGACCCGGCCGAGACGGACGTGGGCCGCTGA